In Rutidosis leptorrhynchoides isolate AG116_Rl617_1_P2 chromosome 6, CSIRO_AGI_Rlap_v1, whole genome shotgun sequence, the DNA window TCCCGCCAAAGAACTCTCTCAACATTTCTTGTACCTTTGGAATCCTTGTAGACCCACCAATAATAACTACATCATTAACATCCTTCTTGTCCATATTCCCATCTGTCAAACAGTTCTTCACATGCTCAATGCACTTGGTAAAGTAACCAACATTTAGCTTCTCAAATTCTGCCCGGGTGATTTTCATTGAAAAATCAACTCCGTCGTATAAGGAATCAACTTCAATTGATGTTTTAGTTGTTGACGACAGATCTCTCTTTGCTTTCTCACATGCAACCTTCAACTTCATCATTGATTTTGCACTAGTACTCATGTCCTTGTTTTCTTTCTTCTTAAATTCTTCTACACAGTGTTTCACCAATTCCTTGTCAAAATCTTCACCACCCAAATGAGTATCACCGCCCACTGCTTTAACAGTAATATTGTTGCCATCCTTGCTTATATTAAGAAGAGACACATCAAATGTCCCTCCGCCCAAATCAAAAATTAAAACATTTCTCTCTTTGTCAGAATTACCCTTATCTAGACCATAGGCAATTGCTGCTGATGTTGGCTCGTTAATCAACCTCAATACCTTGAGGCCCGTTAGTTTAGCAGCAGCCATGGTTGCCTGTCGTTGGTTGTTATTAAAATATGCAGGAACAGTAATCACCGCATCTGTGACTGTTGTTCCAAGGTAGGATTCAGCAGCCTCTTTTAAATGTTTTAAAATCGCTGAAGATAAGTATTGTGATGAAAATTCCCTGTCCCCATATTCATGTTCAAATACAATAATTGGCTCCTCTGCAGACCCTTTCTTTACCTTAAAAGGCCATAACTTCATGTCCTCCTGTACTCTACTATCACCAAATTTGTTTCCGATTAGACGTTTAACGTCTGAAATTTAGTAAAACAAATAGAGGTTAGCGAATTCGAACACAAAATTACTACAATATATAACTTGACAAAACTAACTGGAAAAAGCATGACAATTTTTTGGGTAAAGGGGATCAACCGGTGAATATAATAAATGATGCCAAACAATTACATGAGGAGTTCAACACTACACGAGTAAGCTCTATAGTCTAAAAATAAGCCAAAACAACCAAACCTAGCAAAAGCTAGAGACAACCAACATGGGCTGCAACCCAAAAAACAACAAGCCAACCCTAACATGAACAAGATGATCATACAATCTGCCATTTAGACCTTAGCTTCCGCACTATATCCGAGTCCTTGAAATTCAAAGACATTAACTTCATGCGAACCGTAGAAAATAATTTTGAACGCTTGATCTTCTGACAAAAGAGGGGTTAGACACGTTTTAGTAACTTTCAGGCATTGTTCGTTTCTCATTTATGTAAAATTTATTTTCTCTTTTTCAGATGGCATACTCTGTATTCTTACCATTGTATACAGTTTATCATCTTTCATCCAATAGTAAGTCAAAGATTGAAAGCAGGTAATGGTTTGTAAATAGAAGACTGACTGATCACTTAAACCCATCTTAGTTACTTTGAGACCATGTTAATTCCATGATTGGTATATCTAATAGTAATAAAAGTAGCTATATACTGTTTTTATTTTTGTCTACATTAAAAGACTACCTTATAATCCAAAATtctaaattcaagattcatcatcatcatcatcatcatcatcatcatcatcatcatcatcatcatcatcatcatcataagaatAAGATCGAATGTAAGTAACAGCAATATAAAAACATCAAATAATGAAAGGTAATTGATCAACTTACCAAAACCGGTGTTTTTAGGATTTCTGGTGTTTTGATTTTTTGCAGCCTCGCCTACCAAGAGGTCTGTGCCATCCCACGCAACACATGATGGAGTAATCTTGTTACCTTGTTCATTAGGAATTATCTCAAAACGATTGTGCTCATCAAACCACGCAGCAACACACGAATTTGTTGTTCCAAGATCAATGCCAACTGCAACTGATTTGGACGACATATTTACAAAACAATAACAAAAACTCGCAGTCCTAAATCCTAATGTTTTTGACCTTATTAAATAAACATAACAAACCTGGCTTTTTTGTTAAATCAAATAGCGGTGACGATGATGCATTTATTTATATTGATGATATACATAACTGTGTCGTAATCCGAATCCCAATCCAACTATATCTTCTATCTATCTAATCTATTCGAAGTGTTTTGACTTTACAAACAAATCGTACAAACGATAAAGCCAAAGCCCAAACCCACGTCTAACTCTGATTTTTATACTTTCCGGTTCTGACTCAGTCAATGTATCTATGATTTTTAGCTTTAACTAGGAAggattgttatttttaataatttgatttgattatcaaataatataagcatatttcaaaaaattcttaccatgtttttaaaatgccTTTCTCATAAAGACAAAATTACATGGATAATTAAATtaatgtggtttgtaccaaaattgtTTTTATAGTCAAATAAAACTTTTGTATGCAGATAGTTTTTGTGGTTTGCACATGGAAAATCCAATTCACTAACGTCGTCAATTTATTTCGTTCAAATTTAGCACGTGAGTCGTGCGATGCATGTGAGACAACGTCTTTTCATTTTCCAACTCTTTCACCGTCTTCTCCATTTTCTCCATCTTCTTCATTCACTTCACCTTCATTCATCCCGAAAAATCAAACAAAACACAATTAAGAAAAAAATTGGGACTTCGCATAGATCTCAACAAAAACCCAATTAAACAAAACATCCATTGGGACTGCGAGGTTGGTAGTTTATCTAGAGCGCGGATGCCTCCTAAAGAGTGACAAGGGTGTGCGAAGGTCCGAAACAAGAGATCAAAGTGATATTTCTCCTTTTTCTCAATAAGTCGACGGTGGTACAAGCATTGGCGGAACATTGTGGAGACGAGGCGGGGCACCCGCCCCCAGCtggatatttttttaaaataaaatttacactaaaaaaataaaaaaatttattaaaaaaaaaggtTTTTTAGTGCGCGCCAGCTGATattaaaaaatttaataaaatattaaaccagCCACATCTGtggtcgggttcaagttccgccactgggtACAAGCCATGATCCCAAGACTTGTTCGCATGTTTccgaaacttgttcgcaaacaccaGATCAACATGTGGCTCTCTCATCAGACATGGCTATGCTTACCATATTGCAGTATAATGGGCAAGATCTCCTACGTTGTATACGTTCTTGAAAATTTCTTCACTAAACAgctaataaaaatgtaaatttaagTTACCGTAAGCGAGCATAAGCTCGTTTGTTAAACATAGTAATTCTCAGTTGGTTCCAAGACATCTACAATCAAATGGTTTATATTCAAGTTAGTAACTTAGTAACTTCATATATAATTTTGTGCtccagtgtatttttgagtttagGTACTTAACATCAAATGAACACAAAGCAAAACATCTGTAAACATTGTCTCTACACAAGACTTAACTTTTTCATAAGGTTAAATTATCTGATCTAGTAACGTGCACTACAATTCTTCTTCAAGTTTTCAGCCGTTAAGGAGACCAAATAAGCTACTTGCTTAAATGGAGTATGTACAGTTCTGTCAGTTCATATTTGGGCCCATAATCAACACTAATACCAACTTCTTTACTTATGTAGACGTTGATGGTTCTGAGTTAGGTTGCGATCGAGATGCAGATGACGTGGCACCATTATTTGATGACGTGGCACCATTATTTGATGACTTAGATGGAGTATACTTCTTGAACACCCTTTCCTTGTTTTCCTTCCACCACTCTTCAGCCTGTTGCGCTACAAACCTTCTTTTGCTGCAAATATAAAAAAGGAAACATTATGATCAACTAGTATGACTTAAAAGCTTGCACAAAGGTAGCAATGTCTATCCAATTACATATAGATGGGTTGATTTGGGTTATTTTTCACCTCTAACGGGTTCTACCAAAAAGTTTTACTTCAAAAAATGAACATGTTAATTCGTTATGCAGGTCAAATGAGTTAAAAGTCAACCAAATGTATTAACATGTTAGATATACCCTCATGTGCCAGCCATATGATTAGTTTTAACGGACATATTTAACGAACTTTAGGATCAAGGACTGTACGCGCAAGAAGTGTAAACCACAAGGAGTGGCCAAGCAAGAAAAAAGGTTTAGGGACTGAGCGTGTAATCTGTACAAACAACACGGACTGCTCGAAAATTATGTCTTTATTTTTTACTCAAGAAAGGAACTATTAGTGTAATATAATACCCTCTGCAATCATGTTTACTACATAAAAATAATAACGCGTCAAAAGACTTTTACCCCGTGACTGGCCTATTACCCAACACGCTTAACCCGCCCATAATGCCACCTCAATGAACCAACTAGGATTCAACTTATAATTTAGTATAAATGTGATATCTTCTGAAGTACCTGAATTTAACTCGTTTGAATATTTTGGACCCATTTGAAAGTAGAACTAGAGTTACATACACGCCAGGTTCAAATTGTTCAATTACTTCTTTCCTTTCAACGTTTTGCGGATACCTAGGAACTCTCACGACACTTGTGCTCGGTTGACTTGCAGATTCTGCATTTGCATCAACCGAAGATCGTTTTTGCGCAGTGGCTTTACCTTTTTCATCCTTATATTTCTTCTTATTTATGATTTTGCTGGATGACGCAATCTGAGTTGGCAGATCAGATTGCAAAAAGTCATCAACTTTGGACGTTAACGCCTTAAACGTTTCATCCTCAGTTGTTTCAGGAGGCATCTTCTCTGTTAACTCTTTTAACTGacataaaacattaataaaacaAGCTCCATCATTTAATATTTTCAAATTTATATAACTTATTGCGTCTTAAATAGCCTGTAGAATTTTCGATTACCTGAGATTGAACACATTTGAAAACATCGACAGCAACTAGACACTTTGCAGTGCTGTCAGATGCCAGCTCAGCAGATTCTTGAGCGTAGGATTGAACTTTTCTAATCTCTGCATCTTGACGGTCAGTCTTCTTTTTTAAACTTTTCACCTAACATTGAACAAAACAAAGCATAATATGTCAATTTTCACCTAACATTGAACCAATTCTTGTTCTAACTCAGTTCATACAACTGAGTTCGAACCAGTTCTTGTTCTAACTCAATTCAAACAACTGGTTCGGACTCATTTGAACTGAGTTAGAACAACAATTGGTTCGAACTTGACTTAGAACAACAATTGATTCGAACTTGAGTTAAAACAACAATTGGTTCGAACCCAGTGATTGGGTTCGACACATATTTTTACTGGTCATCAAGGAATAAAAGCACATTATTTGGAATTTGAAGATATAATGGCACGTTCGAACCAATGGTGTATTTTGACAATTCTTTTATAAAGAAAGTGTATTTTTGTTAATTTCCCGAAATAAGCAATCGTACTTGGGTCTGTAACTTGGACACTTCTTGGTTCAAAAGCTCATTCGACTTCTTTAAACTTTCCATTACACCCCTCGAGAACATAGGAGAACCAGAACATTGAGGACTCGGTCTTCTCGTGTATGGTGACGCAGGTCTCGTGTTAGTCGACATAGGTAACGGTGGAGGTTGCGGTTGAGGCTGAGGTGGCGGTTGTGGCGGCGGAAGAAACGGTGTCTGCATCTGAAACGACGATGACGGGCCACCAGGTTTCGCACCATTATGAAATCCGCCCAATGAACTTGGAAATGTAATATCTTTCAATTGTTGTGATGATGGAATTTGTGATGCTCTTGATGATGAAGCATAAGAACCGGATTTTGGCCCGTACATTGCTGACATAATCTCAAGATATTTGACCGGTTCAATATTGGGTGACATCAGCAGTCTCGAAGTTCTCCCGGGCCCACGATCTTTCCTACCGCTATCCGGATTACTAAATCTCCTATGATAATTCTGAATACTGTTATTACCAACATCTTCAGGCTTCTTCAACAGTTTCGTGTAGCACAAGTCACACACACGATGCGGTTTACCTGGAATCGGAGCTTGCGCGGCTTTTAACGCCTTTCTTGAACTACAAGCATGACAATGTACAAGACCACAGTTATAACAATTATGTCTTTTTCTAGTGAAACCGAACGCTTGTTTACACCCCGAACAAACCGATTGATCAACCCCAGACACCCATTTATGTATGCATATACTCGCAGTATAACTTGCACCACAAGATACACTTTTAACATGCCTATCTTTTAAAGATTCAACTAAAGTTGGCGTTTTTCGATCTTCATAATCCCCGTGTCCTAATCTTCCATTCGCACCCATTCCCCAAGTGTAAATTTCACTTCTTGATGTTAAACAAGCAGCATGGTAGGCCCCACACGCGATTTCTTCGACAAACTCACCTACTAATTCATCTTGTACTAAAGCCGGAACTTTTCCATCAGATTTTGGGTTACCCAATTGACCATACGAAGTACTACCAAACGAGTAAACATGTCCCGAAGTCGTTAAAGCTAACGTCATCGTATGTCCACACGCAAGTTGATGAAAATTGTAATCGATAAGAGCCGAAATACACGTCGGTTGCAAGTAACTATCTTTGTTACCATGACCCAATCGATATTTTTCCCCATCACCCCATGAAAACAGTTTTTTGCTAGTCGAAATCCCGCCTTGTTGATTCGCGATTTCTATAATCGCAACTGTATGCCAAACTCCACATGCAACTTTTAACACCTTTAACCCTTTTAAAGACTGCACTTCTTTTGGGAATTTTACGCTTTCGCGATCACCATGACCTAAAACACCAAATTTACCATCACCAAATGTAAATAACTTACCATCAACAGTTGCTAAAGCTGTATGCCACGTGCTACAAGCAACTGCAGATACAACAAGTCCTTCGAGTGGGCCCGAAACTCGTTTCGGTATCCAATGACTAGTATCGGTCCCATGACCAAGTAATCCAGCATTGTGGGACCCATCTCCCCAAGTATATAAATCCCCAGCTGTCGATATAGCACAAGTATGAAACTCGGCACACGCGACATAATCAACGTTAGTCACTGCAAGAAATTCAACAAGACGTGGTCGACCAAAGTCTTTTTCGAACCCATGTCCGAGTCTACCTCCAGATTCTTCACCCCAAGTAAAAAGCTCACCTTGTTTCGTTACTAAAGAAAAATGGCGGACCCCACAAGCGATTTGTTGGACGTCGATAACTACGTTTGATTCTAGAAGCCTAGGATACATAATGTCGGTTTTCGATGGAAATGTGTTTACGGATCCATCGGTTGAAGTTACATCGGACCAAACTTCACCCCATAGAAAAACATCTCCTAATGATTCGATGTCATCATGTCCGGAAGCAGTATGATTTGATGTTGAACAACTAGGAGTACTTGAAACACTAATCCTGAAACCATCTGCTGCACTTGTTCTTATTTGCATTTTTGCACCTCAAAATGTCACACAACTGTAATGATTATTTCAAAAGATTGTGTTACACTCAGAGCACCAAATACTACAAAATAAATAATCTCTTTCTGCATATATATAAAGCAAAACAAACATACTCACATTGTCAAATCGTACAAGTACAAGTTAATATTAATTTTTGACATTAACATTAAATTGCCTACCAAAAAACCTACACTCCATATACACAAGAGTTACTTATTGTCTGAAAACattttaaaataaataattgaTCTTCACATAATCAATATTTCAATATTAAATCTTACAATAACTCACAATTTTCTACATCTCAAGCATATGCCATTGGAAGGAACAAATATGATCAGGATCaccatttatacattatatattcacatttaataataataataataattagataattaataataataacaatagtatgaTGTAATCATAGCAATTATTTACCTTTTCTTTTAGGCAATCTTAACCTTAAATTCTTCGCAAATCGGTTGCCTGAAAATCTTTATAAGATGTGAATTGCAGAATTTTAAGAATATTCAACTGATTGGAAAGAAATGTTTGTGGAGAGAGGTTGAAGAAGAATCGAAAATTTGGGAAAAATGTTTGCAGCTCAAACAAAAGGAACCAATTTTGGCGGGGGCTTATTTGCCCcatttcttatttatttatttattttgtttaccCTTATAACAATTTAtcgtatttaatttaattatttaatttatttatttatatctttGTATTTCTAatcaatacatatacatattaataggGAGATGATTcttacacacacttttttgatcctcacacaccaattgagcatTATTAGAAGagcaaaaggttaaaataggtgtgtgaggatcaaaaaagtgtgtgtaagAATCATccccatattaatattaatattaatattaataattaatattaatattaataattattaataattaatattaataatattaatattaataattaatattaataattaatattaatattaataatattaatacaattgaGCAAATTTTTTTACTATTCACAAATAGTAAGGGCGTTTTCGTCATTTCTCTATATCTCATTCTTAGTTACTCTGGAACCTTCCCCTGGTCTACATCGCTTACATCTGAATCTCATCTCATTTTTCATCTCACAATCACCTTCTTAACTCTCCATCTCCATTCACCGCCGCTTCACATCGTTAACCTTCACCCTCCCTCGAGAGATGTTTGACCCCCAAAATTGTCCGTTACGGTCATCGGATTCAGGAATCCATTTCAGATCTGATTTCGTTCTGTGCTACGCGACCGGATACGACACGGATCTTGCCACATTTCTAGACGGTTACATCAGAGTACGTTAAAGCTTCTTTTTTGTTGACTATGCAACGCTAGATACACCGTATTCTCTTTTGCTTTCGCCATTACTATATTGAAAATTATAAACATATCTGTGTTATTCAGACTTCTCTACCATTATTTTCCTTATTATAAGCTATAGAGTAATGTGGCCCATTTCAAATGAATTTGTTGTTTCATACGATAGTTAATGGCTAATATTAATGTATGCTAATGTCGCGTAGTCAGTGATATTCGTTAAAGAGCGATTCATGGTTAGAGTTTGGATTTACTTTTTAATTTGTTAGTATTtatttgttctttgatttcattATTGTTAGTTCAATTATGTCATTTTAGAAGAAGATTACGAAATGACCAAACTGATGCGAATATGGTACAATCCCGTATGATTCATAGCAAATCAATTGTTCATCATTTGATTATTcatattcaatttttttttatcatatttttgttttCCTTTacgtttttaatttttaatggttTTGTTACAGGTATTATGATGAGTTGAATTGCAGGTGCAATGATGAACAAATCCTACTCTTCTCGATTCTATTGGTGAGTTATCATTTTgtgttatttgtatatatatatatattttttgtgttATTATTTGCTTGCAATTTTTGCAGGTGCAACGACGAGTCAATATCAAATTACATCTGCACCACAAACTTTTGGTTCCCGTGGAGCTGATGTAGACAGTAATGCCAGTCATCTTTCAAACACATAAAAGTTGGCAACCAAATCGGTGTCCACATCAGCAGTTGTTTAAAGTGTCAAGACCAAAAAAGATTATGACGAGGAAGAAGAGGAGAAGATGAAAGTTGAACACCGTCAAATGGTCCATCAAAGATGGCTAACGTGCAGTAAGTTTTTACTCCGTATAAATTAGTGTTTCTTTAACGTTTTCTGATGTGATGGTTTGTACGTTATCGGTTGGAAGTTTATATCGTCCTGGACCGTTTTCCTGATTTACTGTAATTTAAAAATCGTTTATTGCATCTTCATATTTGTTTTAGTGTGCTTGCTTGCTTTGTTTAGCTTTCTTGATGTCTGTAGCCTTTGGACCATGTTGCGTAGGTATTTTAAATATTtgtagttttatactacatactccaTTGCGATTTCGGTATAGTTTAAATTGTAATTAACAAGATGCTATATGTTTTAGGGGGACTGCTATTATTGCCTATTTTGCTGCTCTTATAATGAGTTAGATAAAAGATAAATAAATTATGAGTATTCCGTCTCAGGAGTTTGATGCATTGGACGCCTTCCACTACAAATGAAAATCAGTCTAGATCATCCATTGTGTGTCTTCGGCTTCAGCACAAAGGtacacaactttttttttttttaataatatattttttttttactctgacgggttatgtatgtatgcgtatgttCTCTTTGTGCTTTAATGTGTTTGATATACTGCTACTTCTTAATAACTTATATTGTTCGTGTTGTGTTGTACAACACAGTAATGATCCGTTCACCATTATGTTGTATGAAACATGAATTGAAATTGGTTGTATTGGattggtcaaatcaatcaaaagtcGCTTTAAGCATATTGAAATGCTTACGACCTCCTAAACTGCTCAATTTAGTATAAGCATATTATTCTTCTAACACTTTGATATCTTTAATTAAATCTGATTTATTGATAGTTCCTGTAAACTTATATTTATAGCTTTATATGTAAAGCTACTTTAACATGCACAATTACAGTATGATGAGTCATTTTACACATGTGTATGATGGTTTTTATATTGTATGTAGGTATCGTATGTAAGCAACGCACTGTTAGCAATTGACTGCCAAAAACACTCCCAGCCAATCAACAGCAAAAAGAGTCTTATTCTCATCCCAAG includes these proteins:
- the LOC139855109 gene encoding heat shock 70 kDa protein 3-like, which produces MADYVKRLIGNKFGDSRVQEDMKLWPFKVKKGSAEEPIIVFEHEYGDREFSSQYLSSAILKHLKEAAESYLGTTVTDAVITVPAYFNNNQRQATMAAAKLTGLKVLRLINEPTSAAIAYGLDKGNSDKERNVLIFDLGGGTFDVSLLNISKDGNNITVKAVGGDTHLGGEDFDKELVKHCVEEFKKKENKDMSTSAKSMMKLKVACEKAKRDLSSTTKTSIEVDSLYDGVDFSMKITRAEFEKLNVGYFTKCIEHVKNCLTDGNMDKKDVNDVVIIGGSTRIPKVQEMLREFFGGKQLCKSINTDEAVAYGAAVLASNLSGNGNGNEKVKDLILFDVTPLSLGIPVLENEMSVIVPRNTPIPTVMKRDYWIIPENRQTLLVEVYQGESMNVDENFLLESVDLDGIPPSPAFTQDVIIGLNIDENGIIVLETELISTGQKTSRMLAVDISFLQPSHHMKKYVTETSKNNSLCVILSHIGHVGNYMRVLKPKGKRRFVAQQAEEWWKENKERMFKK
- the LOC139855110 gene encoding PH, RCC1 and FYVE domains-containing protein 1-like yields the protein MQIRTSAADGFRISVSSTPSCSTSNHTASGHDDIESLGDVFLWGEVWSDVTSTDGSVNTFPSKTDIMYPRLLESNVVIDVQQIACGVRHFSLVTKQGELFTWGEESGGRLGHGFEKDFGRPRLVEFLAVTNVDYVACAEFHTCAISTAGDLYTWGDGSHNAGLLGHGTDTSHWIPKRVSGPLEGLVVSAVACSTWHTALATVDGKLFTFGDGKFGVLGHGDRESVKFPKEVQSLKGLKVLKVACGVWHTVAIIEIANQQGGISTSKKLFSWGDGEKYRLGHGNKDSYLQPTCISALIDYNFHQLACGHTMTLALTTSGHVYSFGSTSYGQLGNPKSDGKVPALVQDELVGEFVEEIACGAYHAACLTSRSEIYTWGMGANGRLGHGDYEDRKTPTLVESLKDRHVKSVSCGASYTASICIHKWVSGVDQSVCSGCKQAFGFTRKRHNCYNCGLVHCHACSSRKALKAAQAPIPGKPHRVCDLCYTKLLKKPEDVGNNSIQNYHRRFSNPDSGRKDRGPGRTSRLLMSPNIEPVKYLEIMSAMYGPKSGSYASSSRASQIPSSQQLKDITFPSSLGGFHNGAKPGGPSSSFQMQTPFLPPPQPPPQPQPQPPPLPMSTNTRPASPYTRRPSPQCSGSPMFSRGVMESLKKSNELLNQEVSKLQTQVKSLKKKTDRQDAEIRKVQSYAQESAELASDSTAKCLVAVDVFKCVQSQLKELTEKMPPETTEDETFKALTSKVDDFLQSDLPTQIASSSKIINKKKYKDEKGKATAQKRSSVDANAESASQPSTSVVRVPRYPQNVERKEVIEQFEPGVYVTLVLLSNGSKIFKRVKFSKRRFVAQQAEEWWKENKERVFKKYTPSKSSNNGATSSNNGATSSASRSQPNSEPSTST